In Daucus carota subsp. sativus chromosome 4, DH1 v3.0, whole genome shotgun sequence, one DNA window encodes the following:
- the LOC108217708 gene encoding acyl carrier protein 1, mitochondrial, producing the protein MASALRAAIVSHIRLPVSQSQTLALNLSKLSTVRSFSSHGDDHLDKTQVIDRVLEVVKSHPKIDPSKVTPDVHFQKDLGLDSLDTVEIVMALEEEFKLEIPDKEADKIDSCGLAIEYIFNHPMSS; encoded by the exons ATGGCTTCAGCATTGAGAGCAGCTATTGTAAGCCACATTAGACTCCCTGTATCTCAATCTCAAACCCTAGctctaaatctctccaaactcTCAACCGTCCGATCATTTTCATCTCACGGCGACGATCATCTCGACAAGACTCAAGTCATTGATAGAGTTCTCGAGGTCGTCAAAAGTCACCCCAAAATCGATCCCTCCAAG GTGACTCCTGATGTTCATTTCCAGAAGGATCTTGGATTGGATAGCCTAGATACTGTAGAAATTGTCATGGCCTTAGAGGAAGAATTCAAGTTAGAGATACCAGACAAGGAAGCTGACAAGATTGATTCTTGTGGTCTTGCTATCGAGTACATCTTCAACCATCCGATGTCAAGTTAA
- the LOC108215868 gene encoding ras-related protein RABH1b, with translation MAPVSALAKYKLVFLGDQSVGKTSIITRFMYDKFDNTYQATIGIDFLSKTMYLEDRTVRLQLWDTAGQERFRSLIPSYIRDSSVAVVVYDVASRQSFLNTAKWIEEVRSERGSDVIIVLVGNKTDLVDKRQVSIEEAEAKAGDQNVMFIETSAKAGFNIKALFRKIAAALPGMETLSSAKQEDMVDVNLKSTVSSSQSQGESGGCFC, from the exons ATGGCGCCTGTTTCGGCATTAGCCAAGTATAAACTGGTGTTTCTGGGCGATCAATCTGTGGGTAAAACGAGTATCATCACTCGATTCATGTACGATAAGTTTGATAACACTTATCAG GCTACGATTGGGATAGACTTTTTGTCCAAAACTATGTACCTTGAGGATCGAACTGTCCGATTGCAGCTCTG GGATACAGCAGGACAGGAAAGATTCAGGAGTCTCATTCCAAGCTACATTAGGGATTCCTCTGTTGCAGTTGTTGTATATGATGTTGCAA GTAGGCAATCATTCCTGAACACTGCCAAATGGATTGAGGAGGTTCGCAGTGAGCGAGGCAGTGATGTCATCATAGTACTTGTTGGGAATAAAACTGACCTTGTGGATAAGAG ACAAGTCTCTATAGAGGAAGCAGAAGCCAAAGCTGGTGACCAAAATGTCATGTTTATTGAAACCAGTGCCAAAGCAGGATTCAATATAAAG GCACTATTTCGAAAGATTGCTGCAGCCTTGCCAGGAATGGAAACATTATCTTCTGCTAAGCAAGAAGATATGGTTGATGTCAATCTGAAGTCAACGGTAAGTTCATCTCAGTCACAAGGAGAATCAGGAGGATGTTTCTGCTGA
- the LOC108215597 gene encoding uncharacterized protein LOC108215597 isoform X3, with amino-acid sequence MSVEFVQGVRSGMSSFRIRWTYTNLDGSNKGKSIAEKVQCNKRRKQLWPEKFQNKTNGVTPRRWLHFCNPELRKLITKWIGTEDWVLNTDKLAGLRKLFLRLLRMWCKKKPWKLLPRTRS; translated from the exons ATGTCTGTAGAATTTGTTCAG GGTGTTAGATCTGGTATGAGCTCTTTTCGAATTCGTTGGACCTACACTAATCTTGATGGTTCAAATAAGGGAAAGAGTATTGCTGAGAAAGTTCAGTGCAATAAGAGAAGGAAACAG TTGTGGCCTGAGAAATTTCAAAACAAGACTAATGGGGTCACACCAAGAAGATGGTTACATTTCTGCAATCCAGAGTTAAGGAAACTCATTACCAAGTGGATAGGAACTGAAGACTGGGTGTTAAATACAGACAAATTGGCAGGACTTAGAAAG TTGTTTCTCCGTCTACTCAGAATGTGGTGCAAGAAAAAGCCTTGGAAACTCCTACCAAGAACTAGAAGTTGA
- the LOC108215597 gene encoding uncharacterized protein LOC108215597 isoform X1 codes for MCFIRSSVANHTGWLLIYRVVICMKVNLEKLVPLSFGNILGVRSGMSSFRIRWTYTNLDGSNKGKSIAEKVQCNKRRKQLWPEKFQNKTNGVTPRRWLHFCNPELRKLITKWIGTEDWVLNTDKLAGLRKLFLRLLRMWCKKKPWKLLPRTRS; via the exons ATGTGTTTCATAAGGTCTTCAGTAGCAAACCACACCGGATGGCTCCTGATATACAGGGTTGTGATCTGCATGAAGGTGAATTTGGAAAAGTTGGTTCCATTATCATTTGGAAATATACTG GGTGTTAGATCTGGTATGAGCTCTTTTCGAATTCGTTGGACCTACACTAATCTTGATGGTTCAAATAAGGGAAAGAGTATTGCTGAGAAAGTTCAGTGCAATAAGAGAAGGAAACAG TTGTGGCCTGAGAAATTTCAAAACAAGACTAATGGGGTCACACCAAGAAGATGGTTACATTTCTGCAATCCAGAGTTAAGGAAACTCATTACCAAGTGGATAGGAACTGAAGACTGGGTGTTAAATACAGACAAATTGGCAGGACTTAGAAAG TTGTTTCTCCGTCTACTCAGAATGTGGTGCAAGAAAAAGCCTTGGAAACTCCTACCAAGAACTAGAAGTTGA
- the LOC108215597 gene encoding uncharacterized protein LOC108215597 isoform X2 produces the protein MCFIRSSVANHTGWLLIYRVVICMKVNLEKLVPLSFGNILGVRSGMSSFRIRWTYTNLDGSNKGKSIAEKVQCNKRRKQLWPEKFQNKTNGVTPRRWLHFCNPELRKLITKWIGTEDWVLNTDKLAGLRKNVVQEKALETPTKN, from the exons ATGTGTTTCATAAGGTCTTCAGTAGCAAACCACACCGGATGGCTCCTGATATACAGGGTTGTGATCTGCATGAAGGTGAATTTGGAAAAGTTGGTTCCATTATCATTTGGAAATATACTG GGTGTTAGATCTGGTATGAGCTCTTTTCGAATTCGTTGGACCTACACTAATCTTGATGGTTCAAATAAGGGAAAGAGTATTGCTGAGAAAGTTCAGTGCAATAAGAGAAGGAAACAG TTGTGGCCTGAGAAATTTCAAAACAAGACTAATGGGGTCACACCAAGAAGATGGTTACATTTCTGCAATCCAGAGTTAAGGAAACTCATTACCAAGTGGATAGGAACTGAAGACTGGGTGTTAAATACAGACAAATTGGCAGGACTTAGAAAG AATGTGGTGCAAGAAAAAGCCTTGGAAACTCCTACCAAGAACTAG